The sequence AAGTGAGCCTAACAATGCCACATGGGCGATGGAACTGCTAGGCAGATTCATCAGCTTATTAAGCTGCGAATGCTAGGTTGTTGTTTGTTTTGCCAGTTATTATTAACTGTCGTTTCTGACGGAGACGATCCCTCCGACGCGCAGCTCAAGCCCAGACCACCCCTGTCGAATCCGTAACGTCCCCGATTAGCCACGTTCACTTCTTTTCGAATAAATAAGCCGCTTTCGTCAAAAATAACAATGGTGATAATAATTAGCCTCTGATATCAACAAGGAGGAATTCAAAAAGGAGATGAATGGATGAAAAATCTACTATTCAAGTGGTTGTTGGTTACGGGGGTTTTATTTAGTTTTCATATAACAGATATCATAACTGTTCATGCGAATGAAGAACCCTTGATAAATGTATCGAAACAATGGTCAAAAACGGTCATACAAGATGATCTGGAAGAAGATATGCCTGACCTTGACGGAGGATCTGAAAATTCCGGGCGGGAACGTCAGCAGCCTGTTGACCTAAGAATTTTACAACAGCGGTATCCAGATATTTTTTTCTTGCAAGGCCCTACCGATGAAAAACGAGTTGCTTTAACTTTTGATGATGGTCCTGACCCGCGTTTTTCAAATGATGTATTAGATGTATTGAAACAGTACAATGTACCAGCAACATTTTTTGTGTTAGGTTCAAGAGCCGTTGCAAATCCTGAAATTGTCAAGCGCATGCAAAACGAGGGTCATGTAATCGGAAACCATACGTATGCCCATCCTAACCTTGTCGAAGAATCCGACCTCGATACCCTAGAGCAGGAAGTAACTCGAACGGAGGACGCTCTTAACGGCATTATTGGGTACCGTACAAAATTATTTAGACCTCCATATGGCTTCTTATACAATGAATTAGTCGAAAAGCTACGCGACATGAACTATTACGTGATTGGCTGGTCGGTTGATTCGTTGGATTGGCAGGAAGACCCGCCGGAAGTTATTGCTTCAAATGTGTTAGACATTATTCATCCAGGCGCGATTATTCTCATGCACGATGGGGCAGAATTGGGTGGAGATCGGACCAATACAATCAAATCGCTGCAGCAGATTATTCCGACACTACAAGAGCAAGGGTACGAGTTTGTCACAGTTCCGGAATTGTTGAATATTCCCTTTAAGAAATAGAAGGTCTCTCTTCTATTTCTTTTTTAATCCAATCCAAAAATATGCAGTACAATTTAATCTGAACATAAGAAAAAACATAGGGAGATTTTAGTCTTCCTATGTTTTCATTCCTATTCTTTATCTGTTTGTTTTTGCTTTTTTTTCAAATACTCCGCACGTAGCTTTGCCAGTTGCTGCTTTTTATCAAATTTGGCCGGCTTGTTTTTTTCATGATACTTTGTCACAGCCGCTTTACCTTTGTTATCTAATTGATATTTCCCCACTTTGT is a genomic window of Sporosarcina luteola containing:
- a CDS encoding polysaccharide deacetylase family protein is translated as MKNLLFKWLLVTGVLFSFHITDIITVHANEEPLINVSKQWSKTVIQDDLEEDMPDLDGGSENSGRERQQPVDLRILQQRYPDIFFLQGPTDEKRVALTFDDGPDPRFSNDVLDVLKQYNVPATFFVLGSRAVANPEIVKRMQNEGHVIGNHTYAHPNLVEESDLDTLEQEVTRTEDALNGIIGYRTKLFRPPYGFLYNELVEKLRDMNYYVIGWSVDSLDWQEDPPEVIASNVLDIIHPGAIILMHDGAELGGDRTNTIKSLQQIIPTLQEQGYEFVTVPELLNIPFKK